The window TGCTAAACTGATCTAAGCTCGCTGCAGCAGGGCTTAAAAGCGCTATTTCGTCCAAATTTTCGCTATTTGCGCTAGTTTTTGTGACTCCGTCAAATTTAAAACGTTTATCTATCTCGCCGACTGCGACGTTTAAAAATTCGCATTTTACGGCAGGGATTTTAAACTCGCCCGCAAGCGTCATCAGTTTGTCCGTATTTGAGCCGATAGCGTAAATTTGTGCCTTAGCGCCGCGCAAGGCTTCAAAAAGCGGCCGCATATCCACGCCCTTATCGTCGCCGCCTAAAATCAAATGCAAAAATTTGCCCTCGTATCGCTTTACGGCTTGTATGCTCGCGTCGATGTTGGTCGCCTTCGTGTCGTTGACCCACGTCCTGCCGCGCGCGTCGCATAGCTCCTCGAGCTTGTTGCCCTCGATGACAAAGCCGTTTAAAAGCTCTACATCGCACCTATCAAGCAAAATTTTTTGGATAGTAAGCGCCAAAAGAGCGTCCATTAAAAACGGCGTTTTAAAGGCGATATCGCTTAAATTTACCCCGCAAAACCGGGCCAAATCCGCCTCATTTTCGTAGCTTATCACCTTTGCTTTAGTCGGCGTCTGGGCGTAAATTTTAGGCAGGATCGCGACAGTGTTTTCGCCCATCATAGCTAGCGGTTTTAGTTTGGCGCGCTCATACTGCGCAAAGTCGCCGTGCCAGCTTAGGTGATCTGGCGTGATAGGCAAAAGCGCGTAGATGCCGGGCGTCGCTGCGTTCGTGTAGTGCATCGTAAAGGAGCTGGTTTCAAGCACCCAAATTTTGGCGTTTGGGTCCAGGTCTGCGAGCGGAACTCCGACGTTGCCGCCCATTGCCGAGCCGTAGCGCGCCAGCAGGTGCTGCGTCATCTTCGTCGTCGTGGTTTTGCCGTTCGTGCCGCTGATCCAGACGGTAAAGGGCATTTTGTCGCCGTAAATTTTGTAAAAATAGTCGTACTCGCTGGTGAGATTTTGCGCTTTTTTAACCAGCTCGTGGCTCGGCGGGAAGCCGGGGCTTGGGATCTCTAAGCCGCTTTTTTCGGGTATGAAAAGGTTTGGCGGCAGTAGGGCGTTGCCCCATTCGTCGTTTGAGATCTCGCTAAATTTATCGTCGTAGACGTCCCAGCCGCCCTCTTTGCCGAAGTTTTTTGCGATCGCGCGCGTCGTGCCGCCGTAGCCAAATAGCGATTTTCTCATTTTTGCTCCTTTTTACGCCCTTTTACCCCATAAAATTTGCGTTATTTCCTCCGCGTCAAGCTCGGTCATTACGCCGTTTCGTTTGTGTCTGGTAAAAAGCTTAAAATCATAAGTATCTTTAAAATTTAGCTTTAAAAACTCGGTAAAATATCCGCCCTCACAAGCGAAATTCGGACGATCGTAAAACTCGTCCAAAAACTCGTCATCACTCTCTTGCGGCTCAAAACTCGTCATACGCTCCACGATCTCGCGCAGCTCGTCCTTTGTGATATCGGGCACGAGGCGAGGCTCCGGAAGCGCGATATCAAAGGCCAAATTTTCAGCCCCGTCGGCCTCCCACCACTCCCACAGGTCAAATTTACTCATATCTTTGCCCGTGATCGCGTG of the uncultured Campylobacter sp. genome contains:
- the murD gene encoding UDP-N-acetylmuramoyl-L-alanine--D-glutamate ligase, which translates into the protein MRKSLFGYGGTTRAIAKNFGKEGGWDVYDDKFSEISNDEWGNALLPPNLFIPEKSGLEIPSPGFPPSHELVKKAQNLTSEYDYFYKIYGDKMPFTVWISGTNGKTTTTKMTQHLLARYGSAMGGNVGVPLADLDPNAKIWVLETSSFTMHYTNAATPGIYALLPITPDHLSWHGDFAQYERAKLKPLAMMGENTVAILPKIYAQTPTKAKVISYENEADLARFCGVNLSDIAFKTPFLMDALLALTIQKILLDRCDVELLNGFVIEGNKLEELCDARGRTWVNDTKATNIDASIQAVKRYEGKFLHLILGGDDKGVDMRPLFEALRGAKAQIYAIGSNTDKLMTLAGEFKIPAVKCEFLNVAVGEIDKRFKFDGVTKTSANSENLDEIALLSPAAASLDQFSSYVERGDEFKKAILNLQI